Proteins found in one Pempheris klunzingeri isolate RE-2024b chromosome 6, fPemKlu1.hap1, whole genome shotgun sequence genomic segment:
- the LOC139202710 gene encoding trace amine-associated receptor 13c-like, with protein sequence MGETLEADDLCILPLNTSCRSMSGTPKAVLISTLLYCITLLTVLLNLLVIISISHFRQLHTPTNLILLSLAVSDLLVGLVAMPVTIIVLQSCGFLNTITCAISYLVSVILTSASVGNMVLISVDRYVAICDPLRYSSMITPSRVRICLCLCWLCSVIYNLITLNVHLLKIDLSNSCHQQCFITINYISGAVDLLLTFFGPVTVIIVLYMRVFVVAVSQARAMRSQISSVKSNTVTVKKSEMRAARTLGITLVVFLICLCPYFGPSIVGQDTLIEGVSAQVWLFYCNSTFNPVIYAFFYPWFRKSIKLVVSLQILQPGSCEAIIMQR encoded by the exons ATGGGGGAGACACTGGAAGCAGATGATCTCTGTATCCTTCCCCTTAACACCTCCTGCAGGTCAATGTCTGGTACTCCTAAGGCCGTGCTCATCAGCACACTGCTCTACTGTATCACTctgctcactgtgctgctcaaCTTGTTGGTCATCATCTCCATCTCGCATTTcag GCAGCTCCACACCCCCACcaatctcatcctcctctccctggctgtgtctgacctgctggtgggcCTCGTAGCGATGCCAGTCACAATCATCGTCCTGCAGTCTTGTGGGTTTCTGAATACAATCACATGTGCTATTTCATACCTGGTGAGCGTCATCctcacctctgcctctgttggGAACATGGTGCTCATATCGGTGGACCGCTATGTGGCTATTTGTGACCCTTTGCGCTATTCTTCCATGATAACACCAAGCAGAGTTagaatctgtctgtgtctgtgttggctcTGTTCTGTTATCTACAACCTTATAACATTGAACGTTCActtattaaaaatagatttgtcTAATTCCTGCCATCAACAATGTTTCATtaccataaactacatttcaggTGCAGTAGACTTGCTTCTCACCTTTTTCGGCCCTGTTACTGTTATCATTGTTCTCTATATGAGAGTGTTTGTGGTGGCTGTGTCACAGGCTCGTGCCATGCGGTCTCAAATTTCATCTGTTAAATCAAATACTGTGACTGTTAAGAAATCTGAGATGAGGGCTGCTAGAACTCTTGGTATAACCCTTgtagtgtttttaatttgtctctGTCCATACTTTGGTCCTTCTATAGTAGGACAGGATACCTTAATTGAAGGTGTATCAGCTCAGGTTTGGCTCTTCTATTGTAACTCCACTTTTAATCCTGTGATCTACGCCTTTTTCTATCCGTGGTTTAGAAAATCAATTAAACTTGTTGTCAGCCTTCAGATACTGCAGCCAGGATCCTGTGAGGCCATAATAATGCAGAGATAA
- the LOC139202712 gene encoding trace amine-associated receptor 13c-like, with protein MGETLEADDLCILPLNTSCRSMSGTPKAVLISTLLYCITLLTVLLNLLVVISISHFRQLHTPTNLILLSLAVSDLLVGLIVMPVAFIALQSCGFVGTITCAFSYLMSFILTSASVGNMVLISVDRYVAICDPLRYSSMITPSRVRICLCLCWLCSVVYNLIILKDLLSQIDFSNSCHQQCVVIINYISGAVDLLLTFFGPVTVIIVLYMRVFVVAVSQARAMRSQISSVKSNTVTVKKSEMRAARTLGITLLVFLLCLCPYYGPSIVGQDTVVEGVSPQLWLLYCNSTFNPVIYAFFYPWFRKSIKLVVSLQILQPGSCEAIIT; from the exons ATGGGGGAGACACTGGAAGCAGATGATCTCTGTATCCTTCCCCTTAACACCTCCTGCAGGTCAATGTCTGGTACTCCCAAGGCCGTGCTCATCAGCACACTGCTCTACTGTATCACTctgctcactgtgctgctcaaCTTGTTGGTTGTCATCTCCATCTCCCATTTcag GCAGCTCCACACCCCCACcaatctcatcctcctctccctggctgtgtctgacctgctggtgggcCTCATTGTGATGCCAGTGGCATTCATTGCCCTGCAGTCCTGTGGGTTTGTGGGTACAATCACATGTGCTTTTTCATACCTCATGAGCTTCATCctcacctctgcctctgttggGAACATGGTGCTCATATCGGTGGACCGCTATGTGGCTATTTGTGACCCTTTGCGCTATTCTTCCATGATAACACCAAGCAGAGTTagaatctgtctgtgtctgtgttggctcTGTTCTGTTGTCTACAACCTTATAATACTGAAAGATCTCTTGTCACAAATAGATTTCTCTAATTCCTGCCATCAGCAATGTGTAGTTatcataaactacatttcaggGGCAGTAGACTTGCTTCTCACCTTTTTCGGCCCTGTTACTGTTATCATTGTTCTCTATATGAGAGTGTTTGTGGTGGCTGTGTCACAGGCTCGTGCCATGCGGTCTCAAATTTCATCTGTTAAATCAAATACTGTGACTGTTAAGAAATCTGAGATGAGGGCTGCTAGAACTCTTGGTATAACCCTTctagtgtttttactttgtctctGTCCATACTACGGTCCTTCTATAGTAGGACAGGATACCGTAGTTGAAGGTGTATCACCTCAGCTTTGGCTCTTGTATTGTAACTCCACTTTTAATCCTGTGATCTACGCCTTTTTCTATCCGTGGTTTAGAAAATCAATTAAACTTGTTGTCAGCCTTCAGATACTGCAGCCAGGATCCTGTGAGGCCATAATAACGTAG
- the LOC139202715 gene encoding trace amine-associated receptor 8a-like codes for MGETLEADDLCILPLNTSCRSMSGTPKAVLISTLLYCITLLTVLLNLLVVISISHFRQLHTPTNLILLSLAVSDLLVGLVVMPVTIIILQSCGFQDTITCAFSYLVSFIVMSASVGNMVLISVDRYVAICDPLRYSSMITPSRVRICLCLCWLCSVIYSLITLNVHLLKIDLSNSCHQQCVVIINYISGAVDLLLTFFGPVTVIIVLYMRVFVVAVSQARAMRSQISSVKSNTVTVKKSEMRAARTLGITLVVFLLCLCPYYGPSIVGQDTVVEGVSPQLWLFYCNSTFNPVIYAFFYPWFRKSIKLVVSFKILQPGSCEAIIMQR; via the exons ATGGGGGAGACACTGGAAGCAGATGATCTCTGTATCCTTCCCCTTAACACCTCCTGCAGGTCAATGTCTGGTACTCCCAAGGCCGTGCTCATCAGCACACTGCTCTACTGTATCACTctgctcactgtgctgctcaaCTTGTTGGTTGTCATCTCCATCTCGCATTTcag GCAGCTCCACACCCCCACcaatctcatcctcctctccctggctgtgtctgacctgctggtgggcCTCGTAGTGATGCCAGTCACAATCATCATCCTGCAGTCTTGTGGATTTCAGGATACAATCACATGTGCCTTTTCATACCTGGTGAGCTTCATCGTCATGTCTGCCTCTGTTGGGAACATGGTGCTCATATCGGTGGACCGCTATGTGGCTATTTGTGACCCTTTGCGCTATTCTTCCATGATAACACCAAGCAGAGTTagaatctgtctgtgtctgtgttggctcTGTTCTGTTATCTACAGCCTTATAACATTGAACGTTCActtattaaaaatagatttgtcTAATTCCTGCCATCAGCAATGTGTAGTTatcataaactacatttcaggGGCAGTAGACTTGCTTCTCACCTTTTTCGGCCCTGTTACTGTTATCATTGTTCTCTATATGAGAGTGTTTGTGGTGGCTGTGTCACAGGCTCGTGCCATGCGGTCTCAAATTTCATCTGTTAAATCAAATACTGTGACTGTTAAGAAATCTGAGATGAGGGCTGCTAGAACTCTTGGTATAACCCTTgtagtgtttttactttgtctctGTCCATACTACGGTCCTTCTATAGTAGGACAGGATACCGTAGTTGAAGGTGTATCACCTCAGCTTTGGCTCTTCTATTGTAACTCCACTTTTAATCCTGTGATCTACGCCTTTTTCTATCCGTGGTTTAGAAAATCAATTAAACTTGTTGTCAGCTTTAAGATTCTGCAGCCAGGATCCTGTGAGGCCATAATAATGCAGAGATAA
- the LOC139202718 gene encoding trace amine-associated receptor 1-like, with product MGETLEADDLCILPLNTSCRSMSGTPKAVLISTLLYCITLLTVLLNLLVIISISHFRQLHTPTNLIHLSLAVSDLLVGLIVMPAVFNGLQSCGFVGTITCAISYLVSVILTSASVGNMVLISVDRYVAICDPLRYSSMITPSRVRICLCLCWLCSVIYSLIILNIHFSQIDFSNSCHQQCVIIINYISGAVDLLLTFFGPVTVIIVLYMRVFVVAVSQARAMRSQISSVKSNAVTVKKSEMRAARTLGITLVVFLFCLCPYFGPSIVGQDTLIEGVSPQLWLFYCNSTFNPVIYAFFYPWFRKSIKLVVSFKILQPGSCEAIIM from the exons ATGGGGGAGACACTGGAAGCAGATGATCTCTGTATCCTTCCCCTTAACACCTCCTGCAGGTCAATGTCTGGTACTCCCAAGGCCGTGCTCATCAGCACACTGCTCTACTGTATCACTctgctcactgtgctgctcaaCTTGTTGGTCATCATCTCCATCTCGCATTTcag GCAGCTCCACACCCCCACCAATCTCATCCACCTCTCCCTGGctgtgtctgacctgctggtgggcCTCATTGTGATGCCAGCGGTATTCAATGGCCTGCAGTCCTGTGGGTTTGTGGGTACAATCACATGTGCTATTTCATACCTGGTGAGCGTCATCctcacctctgcctctgttggGAACATGGTGCTCATATCGGTGGACCGCTATGTGGCTATTTGTGACCCTTTGCGCTATTCTTCCATGATAACACCAAGCAGAGTTagaatctgtctgtgtctgtgttggctcTGTTCTGTTATCTACAGCCTTATAATACTGAACATTCACTTCTCTCAAATAGATTTCTCTAATTCCTGCCATCAACAATGTGTAATTatcataaactacatttcaggGGCAGTAGACTTGCTTCTCACCTTTTTCGGCCCTGTTACTGTTATCATTGTTCTCTATATGAGAGTGTTTGTGGTGGCTGTGTCACAGGCTCGTGCCATGCGGTCTCAAATTTCATCTGTTAAATCAAATGCTGTGACTGTTAAGAAATCTGAGATGAGGGCTGCTAGAACTCTTGGTATAACCCttgtagtgtttttattttgtctctgtcCATACTTTGGTCCTTCTATAGTAGGACAGGATACCTTAATTGAAGGTGTATCACCTCAGCTTTGGCTCTTCTATTGTAACTCCACTTTTAATCCTGTGATCTATGCCTTTTTCTATCCGTGGTTTAGGAAATCAATTAAACTTGTTGTCAGCTTTAAGATTCTGCAGCCAGGATCCTGTGAGGCCATAATAATGTAG
- the LOC139202720 gene encoding trace amine-associated receptor 13c-like: MGETLEADDLCILPLNTSCRSMSGTPKAVLISTLLYCITLLTVLLNLLVVISISHFRQLHTPTNLILLSLAVSDLLVGLIVMPVAFIALQSCGFVGTITCAFSYLMSFILTSASVGNMVLISVDRYVAICDPLRYSSMITPSRVRICLCLCWLCSVVYNLIILKDHLSQIDFSNSCHQQCVVIINYISGAVDLLLTFFGPVTVIIVLYMRVFVVAVSQARAMRSQISSVKSNAVTVKKSEMRAARTLGITLLVFLLCLFPYYGPSIVGQDTVVEGISPQLWLLYCNSTFNPVIYAFFYPWFRKSIKLVVSLQILQPGSCEAIIM, translated from the exons ATGGGGGAGACACTGGAAGCAGATGATCTCTGTATCCTTCCCCTTAACACCTCCTGCAGGTCAATGTCTGGTACTCCCAAGGCCGTGCTCATCAGCACACTGCTCTACTGTATCACTctgctcactgtgctgctcaaCTTGTTGGTTGTCATCTCCATCTCCCATTTcag GCAGCTCCACACCCCCACcaatctcatcctcctctccctggctgtgtctgacctgctggtgggcCTCATTGTGATGCCAGTGGCATTCATTGCCCTGCAGTCCTGTGGGTTTGTGGGTACAATCACATGTGCTTTTTCATACCTCATGAGCTTCATCctcacctctgcctctgttggGAACATGGTGCTCATATCGGTGGACCGCTATGTGGCTATTTGTGACCCTTTGCGCTATTCTTCCATGATAACACCAAGCAGAGTTagaatctgtctgtgtctgtgttggctcTGTTCTGTTGTCTACAACCTTATAATACTGAAAGATCACTTGTCACAAATAGATTTCTCTAATTCCTGCCATCAGCAATGTGTAGTTatcataaactacatttcaggGGCAGTAGACTTGCTTCTCACCTTTTTCGGCCCTGTTACTGTTATCATTGTTCTCTATATGAGAGTGTTTGTGGTGGCTGTGTCACAGGCTCGTGCCATGCGGTCTCAAATTTCATCTGTTAAATCAAATGCTGTGACTGTTAAGAAATCTGAGATGAGGGCTGCTAGAACTCTTGGTATAACCCTTctagtgtttttactttgtctctTTCCATACTACGGTCCTTCTATAGTAGGACAGGATACCGTAGTTGAAGGTATATCACCTCAGCTTTGGCTCTTGTATTGTAACTCCACTTTTAATCCTGTGATCTATGCCTTTTTCTACCCGTGGTTTAGAAAATCGATTAAACTTGTTGTCAGCCTTCAGATTCTGCAGCCAGGATCCTGTGAGGCCATAATAATGTAG
- the LOC139202721 gene encoding trace amine-associated receptor 1-like: MGETLEADDLCILPLNTSCRSMSGTPKAVLISTLLYCITLLTVLLNLLVIISISHFRQLHTPTNLILLSLAVSDLLVGLIVMPAVFIILQSCGFVGTITCAISYLVSVILTSASVGNMVLISVDRYVAICDPLRYSSMITPSRVRICLCLCWLCSVIYSLIILNIHFSQIDFSNSCHQQCVIIINYISGAVDLLLTFFGPVTVIIVLYMRVFVVAVSQARAMRSQISSVKSNAVTVKKSEMRAARTLGITLVVFLFCLCPYFGPSIVGQDTLIEGVSPQLWLFYCNSTFNPVIYAFFYPWFRKSIKLVVSFKILQPGSCEAIIM; this comes from the exons ATGGGGGAGACACTGGAAGCAGATGATCTCTGTATCCTTCCCCTTAACACCTCCTGCAGGTCAATGTCTGGTACTCCCAAGGCCGTGCTCATCAGCACACTGCTCTACTGTATCACTctgctcactgtgctgctcaaCTTGTTGGTCATCATCTCCATCTCGCATTTcag GCAGCTCCACACCCCCACcaatctcatcctcctctccctggctgtgtctgacctgctggtgggcCTCATTGTGATGCCAGCGGTATTCATCATCCTGCAGTCCTGTGGGTTTGTGGGTACAATCACATGTGCTATTTCATACCTGGTGAGCGTCATCctcacctctgcctctgttggGAACATGGTGCTCATATCGGTGGACCGCTATGTGGCTATTTGTGACCCTTTGCGCTATTCTTCCATGATAACACCAAGCAGAGTTagaatctgtctgtgtctgtgttggctcTGTTCTGTTATCTACAGCCTTATAATACTGAACATTCACTTCTCTCAAATAGATTTCTCTAATTCCTGCCATCAACAATGTGTAATTatcataaactacatttcaggGGCAGTAGACTTGCTTCTCACCTTTTTCGGCCCTGTTACTGTTATCATTGTTCTCTATATGAGAGTGTTTGTGGTGGCTGTGTCACAGGCTCGTGCCATGCGGTCTCAAATTTCATCTGTTAAATCAAATGCTGTGACTGTTAAGAAATCTGAGATGAGGGCTGCTAGAACTCTTGGTATAACCCttgtagtgtttttattttgtctctgtcCATACTTTGGTCCTTCTATAGTAGGACAGGATACCTTAATTGAAGGTGTATCACCTCAGCTTTGGCTCTTCTATTGTAACTCCACTTTTAATCCTGTGATCTATGCCTTTTTCTATCCGTGGTTTAGGAAATCAATTAAACTTGTTGTCAGCTTTAAGATTCTGCAGCCAGGATCCTGTGAGGCCATAATAATGTAG
- the LOC139202722 gene encoding trace amine-associated receptor 13c-like, with product MGETLEADDLCILPLNTSCRSMSGTPKAVLISTLLYCITLLTVLLNLLVVISISHFRQLHTPTNLILLSLAVSDLLVGLVVMPVTMIVQQSCGFQGTITCAFSYLVSFTLTSASVGNMVLISVDRYVAICDPLRYSSMITPSRVRICLCLCWLCSVIYSLIILKDHLSQIDFSNSCHQQCVLIINYISGAVDLLLTFFGPVTVIIVLYVRVFVVAVSQARAMRSQISSVKSNTVTVKKSEMRAARTLGIILLVFLLCLFPYFGPSIVGQDTLIEGVSAQVWLFYCNSTFNPVIYAFFYPWFRKSIKLVVSFKILQPGSCEAIIM from the exons ATGGGGGAGACACTGGAAGCAGATGATCTCTGTATCCTTCCCCTTAACACCTCCTGCAGGTCAATGTCTGGTACTCCCAAGGCCGTGCTCATCAGCACACTGCTCTACTGTATCACTctgctcactgtgctgctcaaCTTGTTGGTCGTCATCTCCATCTCGCATTTcag GCAGCTCCACACCCCCACcaatctcatcctcctctccctggctgtgtctgacctgctggtgggcCTCGTAGTGATGCCAGTCACAATGATCGTCCAGCAGTCTTGTGGATTTCAGGGTACAATCACATGTGCTTTTTCATACCTGGTGAGCTTCACCctcacctctgcctctgttggGAACATGGTGCTCATATCGGTGGACCGCTATGTGGCTATTTGTGACCCTTTGCGCTATTCTTCCATGATAACACCAAGCAGAGTTagaatctgtctgtgtctgtgttggctcTGTTCTGTTATCTACAGCCTTATAATACTGAAAGATCACTTGTCTCAAATAGATTTCTCTAATTCCTGCCATCAACAATGTGTACTTatcataaactacatttcaggGGCAGTAGACTTGCTTCTCACCTTTTTCGGCCCTGTTACTGTTATCATTGTTCTCTatgtgagagtgtttgtggtgGCTGTGTCACAGGCTCGTGCCATGCGGTCTCAAATTTCATCTGTTAAATCAAATACTGTGACTGTTAAGAAATCTGAGATGAGGGCTGCTAGAACTCTTGGTATAATccttcttgtgtttttactttgtctctTTCCATACTTTGGTCCTTCTATAGTAGGACAGGATACTTTAATTGAAGGTGTATCCGCTCAGGTTTGGCTCTTCTATTGTAACTCCACTTTTAATCCTGTGATCTACGCCTTTTTCTATCCGTGGTTTAGAAAATCGATTAAACTTGTTGTCAGCTTTAAGATACTGCAGCCAGGATCCTGTGAGGCCATAATAATGTAG